The Changchengzhania lutea genomic sequence TAAGAAGCACTCAAGATTTTCGATTGTTTTTGATTTTAAATACCAAAAACAATGAAATCACTAATAATCTGAAAAAAGATAACAATCTTTGGAATTGTTAGATATAATTTCAGATATTTGTAACACAAAATCAAAACATGAACTTTATTCAAATCCATCATCATTTTCATATTTGCCCTCAAGCGAAGTGAAAATGTATTGAATAAATTCAAAATATATTTAAACCCGTTTGAGACAATCAAGCGGGTTTTTTAATTTTAGTTCGCATAAATTGTTTCAAACTCATAAAAATGAAAAATGAGTAAATTAAAAATTGCAGTACAAAAATCAGGACGTTTACATGACGATTCCATGGCTTTATTAAAGGATATTGGTATTTCTATAGATAATGGAAAAGATCAATTAAAGGCTTCCGCAAAAAATTTCCCAGTCGAAGTCTTTTATTTAAGAAATGGTGATATTCCACAATATTTAAAAGATGGCGTTGTTGATGTGGCCATAATTGGCGAAAACGTATTGATTGAAAAAGGCAATGATATTCTTATTGCAGAAAAATTAGGATTCTCAACGTGTAGAGTGTGTATTGCGGTTCCTAAAGCCATGACATACAATAGTATGAATGATTTGGAAGGTAAGCGTATTGCTACCTCGTATCCAAATACGGTCAATCAATATCTTAAAGAAAAGGGCATCAATGCGAACCTTCATATTATTAATGGTTCCGTAGAAATAGCGCCTAATATTGGCTTAGCAGATGCTATTTGCGATATTGTGTCTAGCGGAAGTACCTTATTCAAAAATAATCTGAAGGAGGTTGAAACTATTTTAAAATCTGAAGCGGTACTAGCTGTTTCCCCTCTTTTAAGTATAGAAAAGCAAGCCATATTAGATAAAATTCAATTTAGAATTCAATCCGTTCTAAAAGGCAGGCAATCCAAATACATATTGTTGAATGCACCTAACAACAAATTACAAGATATTATAAACGTTCTTCCAGGAATGAAAAGCCCGACGGTATTGCCACTTGCCGAGGCCGGTTGGAGTTCTGTGCATTCCGTTATAAATAAAAACCAGTTTTGGGATGTGATTGACGAACTGAAAAACAAAGGTGCCCAAGGTATTTTGGTTTGTCCAATCGAAAAAATGGTGCTTTAAAGCAAAGGCTATGCAAATTATAGATAATCCTAATAGAAGTGAATGGTCAGATATTTTAAAACGGCCTACGCAGACAGTCTATGCTATTGAAGCGACAGTAAATCAGATTTTTGATGACGTAAAGCGAGAAGGTGATGTGGCTATTAAAAAATATACATCGCAGTTTGATAAGGTTGATTTAAATTCAAACATGGTTTCAGAAGAAGAGATTGAAACTGCCATTTCCCGTGTTCCCAAAAAGCTACAGAATGCCATAAAAACTGCAAAACAAAATATAGAAGTTTTTCATGCTGCCCAGAAAACATCAAGAATAGAAGTAGAAACCACTGCAGGCGTACAATGTTGGCAAGAAAAACGTCCCATTGAAAAAGTGGGATTATATATTCCAGGAGGCACTGCACCCTTGTTTTCAACGGTTTTAATGCTTGCTGTTCCAGCACAAATTGCAGGTTGTAAAACGATTGTATTATGCTCGCCACCAAATAAAAAAGGTGCCCTAGCACCAGAAATTCTATTCGCGGCAAAATTGTGCGGGGTGACTAAAATTATAAAAGTTGGTGGCATTCAAGCCATAGCCGGTTTAACATTTGGAACCGATACGATTCCCCAAGTATATAAAATTTTTGGTCCAGGAAATCAGTTTGTCACAGTAGCAAAACAATTGGCAACTAAGTATGGTGTTGCTATTGATATGCCTGCTGGCCCAAGTGAATTATTAATAGTTGCAGATGCCAACGCCAATGCAGCCTATATCGCTTCGGATTTGTTGAGTCAAGCTGAACACGGCACAGACAGTCAGGTTATTTTAGTGGCCACATCAAGAAAGTTAATTGATTTGGTTTCAAGAGAAGTCGAGAAGCAATTAAAGGTGCTTCCGCGTAAAGCGATTGCAGCAAAAGCAATAGTGAATTCCAAACTGATCTTTGTTGGAAATGATGAAATAGCATTACAACTCATAAATGAATATGGCCCAGAACACTTCATTATTTGCAGCAAAAACGAATCTTTTTTTGTGGATGGTATTTCCAATGCGGGTTCAGTTTTTATAGGAGATTATACGCCAGAGAGTGCCGGCGATTATGCATCAGGAACCAATCATACCCTACCCACTAACGGATTTAGTAAAGCCTATTCTGGAGTGAATTTAGATAGTTTTCTAAAGGCTATGACCTTTCAAAAGATTTCAAAAGAAGGCTTGTTAAATATTGGTGAAACTATAGAACTGATGGCTGAGGCAGAAGGTTTACAGGCTCACAAAAACGCGGTGTCAATCCGATTAAAAGATTTGAAATAATGGATATTCAAAACTTGATAAGGCCTTCAATAAAAGCACTTAAACCGTACTCTTCTGCACGTGATGAATTTCAAGGTAGTAATGAGACTATGGTGTTTTTAGATGCCAATGAAAACCCATTTAATAATGGAATCAATAGATATCCAGATCCACAGCAGGGAGCACTTAAGTCAGTATTATCAGATATTAAAGGTATTGCTCCGGCAAATATTCTATTAGGCAATGGCAGTGATGAAGTTCTTGATTTAATTTACAGAGCATTCTGTGAACCCAATCAAGATAATGTCATCATTTTGCCTCCAACTTACGGTATGTATGAGGTGTTGGCCAATCTGAATGCCGTTGAGATTCGTAAGGTAAATTTACTTGAGAACTTTCAACCCAATGCCGAAGCTATTCTAAGTATTATAGATAATAATAGCAAAGTACTTTTTCTATGTTCGCCCAATAATCCCACCGGAAATAGTTTCAGTCAAGAAAGTGTAGAAGTACTTTTAACGAATTTTAAAGGCATCGTTGTTATTGATGAAGCGTATATTGATTTTTCAAAAGGAGCAAGTTGGTTAAAGCGATTAGAAGAATTCCCTAATTTAATTATCACCCAGACCTTATCCAAAGCTTATGGTATGGCGGGAATACGCCTAGGTATTTGTTATGCTTCGGCAGATATAATCTCCGTTTTGAATACCATAAAACCGCCATATAATATCAATGAACTAACGCAGCAAAAAGCAATAGAACAGTTGGGTGTAGTGGATTTGGCAAAAAACCAAATAGCGGCTATTCTTGAGGAACGTGAGAAATTGATAGCCGAATTAAATCAGGTTACCTTTGTTTCAAAAATTCATCCTTCTGATGCCAATTTCATATTAATAAAAGTCGATGACGCCACACTGCGTTATAATCAATTGATCGAACAGGGTATTGTGACTAGAAACCGAACCACGCAACCTGGATGCAATAATTGCTTAAGATTAACGATTGGCACTTCAGATGAGAATAAAAAACTAATAAAAACCTTAAAGTCTATATAATGAAACGCGTACTTTTTATTGATAGAGATGGCACAATAATTAAAGAACCTGCAGATGAGCAAATTGACTCGTTGGATAAGTTGGGGTTCTACCCAAAAGTATTCGAATATTTGGGGAAAATTGCTAGAGAATTAGATTTTGAAATGGTTATGATTACTAATCAAGATGGATTAGGGACTACAGATTTCCCTGAAACTGATTTCTGGCCCATTCATAATTTTATCATTAAGTGTTTTAAAGATCAAGGCATCGACTTCAAAGAACAGTTTATTGACAGAACATTTGCAAAAGACAATGCGCCAACAAGAAAGCCGAATACAGGTTTATTGACAAAATATTTCTCTGATGATTATGATTTAGAAAACTCATTTGTTATTGGCGATCGATTAACCGATATAGAGTTGGCGAAAAACTTAGGTGCAAAGGGTGTTTTCATAAACGACGATACACACTTGGGCACCAATGAAATAACGGTTAAGCGCGAAGCATTAGATAGTTTTATTGCTTTAGAATCTAATGATTGGGAGAACATCTATGCTTTTTTAAAAACTAAAGAAAGAACAGGTCGTATTGTTAGAAATACAAATGAAACAAAAATTGCCATTGACCTGAATTTAGATGGCACCGGAAAAAGTCAGATGGATACGGGATTAGCATTTTTCGATCATATGTTGGATCAAATTGCACGTCACGGTCAGTTAGACCTAACTATAAAAGTAGATGGCGATCTGGATGTCGATGAGCATCACACTATAGAGGATACAGCCATTGCTTTAGGCGAATTATTCAATACGGTTTTAGGCAATAAATTGGGCATTGAACGTTATGGCTTTTGCTTGCCAATGGACGATTGCTTGTCTCAAGTTGCCATTGATTTTGGAGGTAGAAATTGGCTGGTCTGGGAAGTCGATTTTAAACGTGAAATGATTGGTAAAATGCCTACTGAAATGTTTTATCATTTTTTTAAATCATTCACAGACGGAGCAAAATGTAATCTAAACATCAAAGCAGAAGGCACCAATGAGCACCATAAAATTGAAGCCATATTTAAAGCCTTCGCAAAAGCAATTAAAATGGCCGTAAAACGCGATGTTGAAAAAATGATCCTGCCTTCAACGAAAGGCATGCTATAAGCCCCCTAGCCCCCAAAGGGGGAATTTCAAGATTTGTTTAAAATGCAAATTGAAATTTTAATGAAATTTAAAAAAAATGAGTAAATCTATAGGTTTGAGTAAGCGTCCTTCCCCTTTGGGGAAGCTAGAAGGGGCTTCTTCTTTAGTCATTATTAATTACGGCGCTGGCAACATAAAAAGTATCCAATTTGCTTTTAAACGATTGGGTTATGACGCGGTATTGTCCAACAATCCAGATGAAATATCAGCTGCAGATAAAATTATCTTTCCCGGCGTAGGTGAAGCAAACTCTGCCATGAAGATGTTGAAAGAAAGTGGTCTCGATCAATTGGTTCCCACCTTAAAGCAACCTGTATTGGGCATTTGTTTAGGCATGCAATTATTATGTAATACTACAGAAGAAGGCGATACGAAAGGTCTTGGCGTCTTTGATACGGAAGTAAAAAGGTTTTCAAGCGATGTGAAAGTTCCTCATATGGGATGGAATGTCATAAAGGATTTAAAATCCGATTTATTTAAGGGCATCAAAGAAAATGAATATATGTATTTGGTACATAGCTATTATGCCGAACTTTGCGACCAAGCCATAGCCACAACAGATTATCAGGTAAATTATGCTTCAGCCTTACAACATGATAACTTTTATGGCGTTCAATTTCATCCAGAAAAGAGTAGTATTGCAGGAGCACAAATTTTAAGGAATTTTTTAAATTTATAACAAATAAATTCCCTCTCTTTTGGAGAGGGTTAGGGAGAGGATGAGAATTATACCAGCCATAGATATTATTGACGGAAAATGTGTGCGTTTAACCAAAGGCGATTATGGCACTAAAAAAATATATAGTGAAAGTCCGTTAGAAATTGCTAAAGCCTTTGAGGCCTCAGGTATTGAATATTTGCATCTGGTGGACTTAGATGGAGCTAAAGCGCAACACATTGTGAATTTTAAGGTTTTAGAACAGATTGCCTCTAAAACAATGCTCAAGATTGATTTTGGTGGTGGATTAAAAACAAATGAAGATTTGCACATTGCATTTAATTCTGGCGCAAGGCAAATTACTGGTGGCAGTATCGCCGTAAAAGACCCACAAACGTTTGAAGGATGGATTTCTAAATATGGCGCCGCTAAAATTATTTTAGGTGCCGATAGTGACGATGGTAAAGTGTCCATAAGCGGATGGTTAGAGCAGAGTAAAGAAGAGTTGATTCCGTTTATAAAGAAATATCAAAAGAAGAGCATCCAGTACGTCATTTGTACTGATATTTCCAAAGATGGCATGCTAGAAGGACCATCTGTAGATTTATACAAAAATATTATCTCAGAATGTTCTAACAGTAGTAGCGGTCAGTCTATTAAACTGATAGCTTCTGGTGGTATTTCCTCTATTCAAGAACTACCTATTTTAAAGGACATTGGTTGTGAAGGCGTGATTATTGGGAAAGCTATTTATGAAAATAGAATTAGTTTAAAAGAATTGGAGAAATTTGTGTAGATGCTAACAAAACGAATCATCCCCTGCTTAGATATAAAAAATGGTCGTACCGTGAAAGGCGTTAATTTTATTGATTTACGTGATGCTGGTGACCCAGTGGAACTGGCAAAACAATACGCCGATATAGGCGCGGACGAATTGGTCTTTTTGGACATCTCTGCCACTTTGGAAGGCCGTGCTACGACTTTGGATATGGTTTTACATGTGGCTGAACAGGTCAACATTCCATTTACTGTAGGCGGCGGCATTTCCAGTGTCGAAGATGTTGATGCGCTTTTACAATGCGGCGCAGATAAGGTATCTATTAATTCATCTGCCATAAAAAGACCTGATTTGGTAAATGAATTGGCCAATAAATTTGGAAGCCAATGTATCGTGGTCGCCATCGATGCAAAACAAGTTGATGGAAACTGGAAAGTGCATATAGCGGGCGGTAGCATTCCAACAGATCTTGATTTGTTTGAATGGGCAAAAGAAGTGGAGCAACGCGGTGCCGGTGAAATTTTATTCACGTCCATGAATCACGATGGTACTAAAAATGGTTTTGCCAATAAAGCTTTGTCCCAATTGTCAGAACTATTGAACATTCCAATTATAGCATCAGGAGGTGCGGGTAACGTTCAACATTTTATTGATACATTTAAAATTGGTAAAGCAGATGCTGCATTAGCTGCCAGCGTATTTCATTTTGGTGAAATACCAATTTCAGAATTAAAAAAAGAATTAAAAGCAAATCATATCGAAGTGCGATTAGCCCCTAGTTCTTAAAGGATGGACTAACATTGAATTAAATATTTAAACATGAAAAACGAAATAAATACAGGTGTTATTTCTCCCCCTTGGGAGGAGTTAGAGGGGGCGTTGGTACCCGCAATCATTCAAGATGCCATCACCAATAATGTGTTGATGTTGGGTTATATGAATGAAGAAGCCTACTCGAAAACGATAGAGACAAAACAAGTTACTTTTTTTAGTAGAAGTAAACAGCGCTTATGGACCAAAGGCGAAGAAAGCGGTAATTTTTTAAACCTAGTCAGTATAAAGAACGACTGTGACAATGACACTTTATTAATTCAAGTCAATCCAGTAGGCCCAACCTGTCATAAAGGCACAGACACTTGTTGGAATGAATCAAATACGGTGAATTATGGTTTTCTCTCTCAGCTCGAAGATGTTATAAAAAACAGAAAAGAGAATGCAGATTCAGAAGAGTCTTATGTGGCTTCCTTATTTAAAAAAGGTATTAATAAAATAGCTCAGAAAGTAGGCGAAGAGGCCGTTGAAGTTGTGATTGAGTCGAAGGACAATAATGATGATTTGTTTTTAGATGAAAGTGCTGATTTGCTGTTTCATTATTTAATATTGTTACAAGCTAAAGGGTTCACCTTAAATGATATTGCATCTGTTTTAAAAAAACGCCATAAATAAAAAACGAAACACTATGTTTTCATATAATGCTTCGTTTTAATTATTTAAGATAGCCAACCTTTAGCATTGGCGTGCCTAGAAAATAAAAGAAATAGAATGGCAAATACAATAATCATGATGGTCATTACCATACTGGACTCGTATCCATTAGTTAATACGTAACCCATTTGAAAAATCACGGCAACTAATGAAATAAGCCATAAAGTTGTGGCCCATTTTTTTCTAATGAGCAAGGCAATGCCAGCCAATGCCCCACTAAATACAGCAATTGCAAATGCCGCAGTTACCCATGCCGGTGTATTAGCGACCATATTTAATTGCTCCTCACTGTACATAGCACGAAAGCTGTCCGTATCAAAAGCTTGTTGTAGGTAGGCATTAACGCCCATTAAGTTCCAGATAAGAGCAATGACGCTAATGATCCAAAACCAAATTGGTGGTTTGTTTGAAGGTGTAGTATTCATAATAAAGCGTGTTAGGTTGGTTAATAATGTATACAAGGTATAATTTTTTGCTATAATAATAAAATATCATACTTTCCGAATCTTTAAAATAGTTATGAAGAAATACTTTTACCTTATAAAAATTCAATATTTAGGCTACCGTTTTCACGGGTGGCAAAAGCAACCTAATGTAAAAACCGTACATCTTATGGTTGACAGAACATTGAATTTTATTCTTGAGGGCAAGTATTTTAAAAGTTTAAGTTCCGGCAGAACCGATGCTATGGTGTCCGCAGAATCGGCGGCGTTCGAATTATTTTTAAGAGCGCCCATTGTGGATTTAAAAGACTTTTTAGCATTATTTAATCATAATTTGCCACAGGATATTCGTGCTTTGGATATCGTGGAAGTGGATGCCGGTTTTAATATTATTCAAAGTTCAAAAATTAAAGAATATTTATATTTATTTACACATGGCGAAAAGTGCCATCCCTTTTGTGCGCCCATTATGACAACGATTCTGGATGATTTAGATATAGCGCTTATGAAAAAGGGTGCGAAATTATTTGAAGGGACTCATAATTTTAAAGCCTATTGCTTTCGCCCGACGGATAACGGAATCTATCAACGTGAAGTCTTATGCTGCGAATTGGTAGAAAACACGGTATATACAGCGAGTTATTTCCCTAAGGACACCTACTTCCTTAGGGTGAAGGGCAAGGGCTTTATGCGCAATCAAATCCGACTTATGATGGGCACCTTAATCGATTTAGGCAAAGGGAACATCACCATAAAAAGTATTGAAGAAAGCCTACTTCCTAACTACGATGAGCAAATGAATTATATAGCTCCAGCATCTGGTTTAATACTTCATAGTGTAGAGTTTCAGTAGCGACCCAAAAGGCCGTATTTCCCGTTTTAATCTTTATAAAGGCAATCTAGTTCTCTGGAAATCAGACCACAAATAATATACTATGGTGATTTGAGCACGCATTTAGTTGGAATGAGCTAGGGCCTCTTTTTTATTTCCCTTAAATTTGCCATAGATGTATTAAACATAAAATTATGAAAAAAATAATAGTAACATTCGTATTCTTATTTACACTTTCAACAGTTTTTACAGGTTGTAGAGATGAAAAAACGCCTGACGAGAAAATTGAAGAAGCTATGGAAGACATGGGTGAAGATTTAGAAGATGCTTCTGATGACGTAAAAGATGCTGCTGAAGATTTACAAGATGAAATTGAAGAGGCCAGAGAAGAAGCTAACGATGATAATTAGCATTTAGGATATATTGAACTCATCTTGACTTTTTCTATTTCCTAAAAAATGGCCGAAATCTGACCATATTTCGTTACTTTTTTTATCCGTAGCGATGCTATGACTTTCAAAAAGTGCCTAATCTGGATAAATTTCATCTCATTTTCGGTTAAACACAAAAAGTCAAGATGAGTTCATTTTGAAAAAATAAATTAAGTATAAATAGTTAAAATTTAAAATTATGAAGCATTTATTATATGTATTTGCATTACTAATTGCTGGTAATGTGGTTGCACAGGAAAAACCTACAGAGGTAAAGGAAGAAACTGAAACTAAGACTGTTAAGGTTAAGGACGATGAAAAAACCACTGAAAGAAAGGTTAAAGTTATCACTAGAGAAACTTCTGAAGTAGAATTGGATAAAAGCCAAAAAGAAAAGGTAAATCAGGATCGCGTAAAATCAAGTGCAAAAGTTGAAAAACTGGTGCTTGTTGACAATGATGGAGACTCAGAATATGATGCGATTACTAAAGAAAGTTATTTTAGTCTTAATGACGAGAAATACTTATTCAAACCAACTAACAGAGGTTTTGATATTAATTATAATACAGAAGCTGACGAATTTGAAAGCTTCGGAAATGCTTTAAGCACCAAATCTGATGGGTATTATATTGTAAACGGAAAATCCCATGCTGGCATTGGGTATTTTGACAAGGAAGGGAACTTTGTTGTGGAATACTATAATCAGGAAGCTGATCAGATTGAAGTTAAAACATACATGAAAAGAAAATAAAATAGAGTTAATTGCATTTAAAAAGTCCCAATTTAATTGGGACTTTTTGTATTTTACATACTTTATAAATATAAGATCTTTAATATGAAAGAAACCGTACCAAAGTCAGTTTTCAATTTTCTAAAAAAGTTAGAAAAAAATAATAATAGGGAATGGTTTAATGATAACAAAAGCGAATTCAAAGCCCTCGAAAATGAAGTAAAATTGGTTTATCAGGCTGTTTATAATAATTTAAACAAGCACGATGAACTGGACAAACTCAAGTTGTTCAGAATTTACAGGGATGTGCGGTTCTCTAAAAATAAAGCACCCTATAAAACACACTTTGGTGGATCATT encodes the following:
- the hisG gene encoding ATP phosphoribosyltransferase, whose translation is MSKLKIAVQKSGRLHDDSMALLKDIGISIDNGKDQLKASAKNFPVEVFYLRNGDIPQYLKDGVVDVAIIGENVLIEKGNDILIAEKLGFSTCRVCIAVPKAMTYNSMNDLEGKRIATSYPNTVNQYLKEKGINANLHIINGSVEIAPNIGLADAICDIVSSGSTLFKNNLKEVETILKSEAVLAVSPLLSIEKQAILDKIQFRIQSVLKGRQSKYILLNAPNNKLQDIINVLPGMKSPTVLPLAEAGWSSVHSVINKNQFWDVIDELKNKGAQGILVCPIEKMVL
- the hisD gene encoding histidinol dehydrogenase, producing the protein MQIIDNPNRSEWSDILKRPTQTVYAIEATVNQIFDDVKREGDVAIKKYTSQFDKVDLNSNMVSEEEIETAISRVPKKLQNAIKTAKQNIEVFHAAQKTSRIEVETTAGVQCWQEKRPIEKVGLYIPGGTAPLFSTVLMLAVPAQIAGCKTIVLCSPPNKKGALAPEILFAAKLCGVTKIIKVGGIQAIAGLTFGTDTIPQVYKIFGPGNQFVTVAKQLATKYGVAIDMPAGPSELLIVADANANAAYIASDLLSQAEHGTDSQVILVATSRKLIDLVSREVEKQLKVLPRKAIAAKAIVNSKLIFVGNDEIALQLINEYGPEHFIICSKNESFFVDGISNAGSVFIGDYTPESAGDYASGTNHTLPTNGFSKAYSGVNLDSFLKAMTFQKISKEGLLNIGETIELMAEAEGLQAHKNAVSIRLKDLK
- the hisC gene encoding histidinol-phosphate transaminase, which codes for MDIQNLIRPSIKALKPYSSARDEFQGSNETMVFLDANENPFNNGINRYPDPQQGALKSVLSDIKGIAPANILLGNGSDEVLDLIYRAFCEPNQDNVIILPPTYGMYEVLANLNAVEIRKVNLLENFQPNAEAILSIIDNNSKVLFLCSPNNPTGNSFSQESVEVLLTNFKGIVVIDEAYIDFSKGASWLKRLEEFPNLIITQTLSKAYGMAGIRLGICYASADIISVLNTIKPPYNINELTQQKAIEQLGVVDLAKNQIAAILEEREKLIAELNQVTFVSKIHPSDANFILIKVDDATLRYNQLIEQGIVTRNRTTQPGCNNCLRLTIGTSDENKKLIKTLKSI
- the hisB gene encoding bifunctional histidinol-phosphatase/imidazoleglycerol-phosphate dehydratase HisB — translated: MKRVLFIDRDGTIIKEPADEQIDSLDKLGFYPKVFEYLGKIARELDFEMVMITNQDGLGTTDFPETDFWPIHNFIIKCFKDQGIDFKEQFIDRTFAKDNAPTRKPNTGLLTKYFSDDYDLENSFVIGDRLTDIELAKNLGAKGVFINDDTHLGTNEITVKREALDSFIALESNDWENIYAFLKTKERTGRIVRNTNETKIAIDLNLDGTGKSQMDTGLAFFDHMLDQIARHGQLDLTIKVDGDLDVDEHHTIEDTAIALGELFNTVLGNKLGIERYGFCLPMDDCLSQVAIDFGGRNWLVWEVDFKREMIGKMPTEMFYHFFKSFTDGAKCNLNIKAEGTNEHHKIEAIFKAFAKAIKMAVKRDVEKMILPSTKGML
- the hisH gene encoding imidazole glycerol phosphate synthase subunit HisH — encoded protein: MSKSIGLSKRPSPLGKLEGASSLVIINYGAGNIKSIQFAFKRLGYDAVLSNNPDEISAADKIIFPGVGEANSAMKMLKESGLDQLVPTLKQPVLGICLGMQLLCNTTEEGDTKGLGVFDTEVKRFSSDVKVPHMGWNVIKDLKSDLFKGIKENEYMYLVHSYYAELCDQAIATTDYQVNYASALQHDNFYGVQFHPEKSSIAGAQILRNFLNL
- the hisA gene encoding 1-(5-phosphoribosyl)-5-[(5-phosphoribosylamino)methylideneamino]imidazole-4-carboxamide isomerase translates to MRIIPAIDIIDGKCVRLTKGDYGTKKIYSESPLEIAKAFEASGIEYLHLVDLDGAKAQHIVNFKVLEQIASKTMLKIDFGGGLKTNEDLHIAFNSGARQITGGSIAVKDPQTFEGWISKYGAAKIILGADSDDGKVSISGWLEQSKEELIPFIKKYQKKSIQYVICTDISKDGMLEGPSVDLYKNIISECSNSSSGQSIKLIASGGISSIQELPILKDIGCEGVIIGKAIYENRISLKELEKFV
- the hisF gene encoding imidazole glycerol phosphate synthase subunit HisF; this translates as MLTKRIIPCLDIKNGRTVKGVNFIDLRDAGDPVELAKQYADIGADELVFLDISATLEGRATTLDMVLHVAEQVNIPFTVGGGISSVEDVDALLQCGADKVSINSSAIKRPDLVNELANKFGSQCIVVAIDAKQVDGNWKVHIAGGSIPTDLDLFEWAKEVEQRGAGEILFTSMNHDGTKNGFANKALSQLSELLNIPIIASGGAGNVQHFIDTFKIGKADAALAASVFHFGEIPISELKKELKANHIEVRLAPSS
- the hisIE gene encoding bifunctional phosphoribosyl-AMP cyclohydrolase/phosphoribosyl-ATP diphosphatase HisIE, with translation MKNEINTGVISPPWEELEGALVPAIIQDAITNNVLMLGYMNEEAYSKTIETKQVTFFSRSKQRLWTKGEESGNFLNLVSIKNDCDNDTLLIQVNPVGPTCHKGTDTCWNESNTVNYGFLSQLEDVIKNRKENADSEESYVASLFKKGINKIAQKVGEEAVEVVIESKDNNDDLFLDESADLLFHYLILLQAKGFTLNDIASVLKKRHK
- a CDS encoding tRNA pseudouridine synthase A; the encoded protein is MKKYFYLIKIQYLGYRFHGWQKQPNVKTVHLMVDRTLNFILEGKYFKSLSSGRTDAMVSAESAAFELFLRAPIVDLKDFLALFNHNLPQDIRALDIVEVDAGFNIIQSSKIKEYLYLFTHGEKCHPFCAPIMTTILDDLDIALMKKGAKLFEGTHNFKAYCFRPTDNGIYQREVLCCELVENTVYTASYFPKDTYFLRVKGKGFMRNQIRLMMGTLIDLGKGNITIKSIEESLLPNYDEQMNYIAPASGLILHSVEFQ